TCTTGTCGCAGGGAATGGCCGACAAGTGAGCCATACCGTAAGGGTCAGTTGTCCATACGGCAAAGTTGCTCTGTTGAACTGTGTGCATATCCTCTGCACACAAAGCCCCATCTATCACATGTGTTCGTGCTATTCTTGTTGTTGACACTTTACCTCTGCTGATCATGACCTCTTGCTGTTTGCAGGTATGCATTACATGGACCAGTGATTGAATGTCATCACTGGTCAAGGAAGCAAGATCAATCAACTGAAAAGAGAGACCTGCAATCTCTGCGGCATAAGCCCTTGTCATACCAGACAGCACATAACCAGCACTGACGTAATCCACATTTCTTTCTGTTGATCTATAGGTTATGACCCAGACAGAGCAGGAGCGTTTGCTATCCTTCAAAGCGAGGATAATCTGTCGAAATAGCTCACAGCACGTCACCAAGCAGTCCAGCATCTTCTCAGGAGACAAGTGACTCAGATCTTCTACACCCCAAATGAAGAGAACACCTTCCAAATCCAGATTGGTGCTAAGTGAGTGGAAAACTAGGTTTCTAACTTGATCTGCTGTCCATTGCTGTCTGCTCTCCACAAATACTGACTCTGAGTGAAGGTATGGCCTTATTCCTTTCAAAATGCCAAGATTGTCTTCAAAAACCATCACTTTCATTTGGCAATTATGCAAGTCTGTATCGCGTGGAACAGCAATGGTTTCATTGTGGAAGAACCATGACTGGACATCTGAGCATTGACCTAAAAAGGATATCCTCACCCCCTTCAGTTCCACCAGCACCTTACCTTCTGGAGTGGAGAGGCTACCACACACTTCAAGAAAGTCTTGAGTCTCTTGAGTGGCTCGTAAGTACATGACCATTTCCTCTTGAAGCGGTCCTGATATGGCCACACTACCTATAGCTGAGGGGAATCCTTGTTTAGCTGTTAGCCGTCCGATAGCCACCACAGCAGTCATTTGCAAGAAATAGTCCAACAGCACAGGGTGAAGGATATACTCGTGAAGATGTTTTAGGAGTTCACTTGGGACTTCAATTGCTGTTAAAGCTTCCTTGAATTCGTCCCCAAAATGGACATTATGAAGCTGTCTGAAGACCGGGCCGTACTCAAATCCTGCTTGAGAGAGAACTGAATAAATCTCTTTTGTTGTCAAAACCAGTTTGCATCTTTGAGTAATAATGTCAAGACAAATGGTTGGTTCTTCTAACAATGATTGGCCATCTACATACCTATATGTGCCTGAGGCATGTGTTGCAGCTGAAGACTGTATCATAAATGAACCGTCACTCTCTGCATGTTCCAGTGTCACTTTCAGCTGGTGACAGTTTGAGGTCAGTGTAAACACATTCTCAAATCGTATGCTAAGCTGGAGCAGAGAAACCGGTTTCTTTGGCCTTAAACTTGCCATAACTGAGGCATAAGCTAGTTCAACATAAAATGCACCTGGCACAATGGGGACACCATTGTTCTTGTGCTCCCAAAGATATGGAGCAGTGTCTAATGATAGATTGCATGTGTATTCTTTGTTGCCCTTCTTTATTTGGGATATGAGCGTATGGTGAGAAAAATCGAATGACTCGTCACCTCTTCTCATAGCTTCAAAACTTTGCTCATTTTTTGTGTTGTCAAACTGATAGACTGGGAAAGCTGTCGGCAGTGTCTCACAACCTCTGTAGAGCTCACCCCAGTCCACATTGACTCCAAGTTCAAACAGTTTTGCCACAGTGGACAAGATTGTTTCATAATCTTTCTCTGGCTGGACAGAAGGAAGAACTACGGTGTTACTTCCTAAAGTCTCATGTATGTTCCTTTGGAGAGCTCTACGTGGTCCAATCTCCACAAAGACCACACTGCTTCTTGGTGGCTTGTCTTTGGTGACTGCATGCAGGGTTTGTTCAAACAAAACAGGGTCTCGGATGTTTCTTGCCCAGTACCTGCCTGTTTGGAAGTCACAATCTGAAGATCTGTCTCCAGTCACAGTTGAATAAAGCCTGCAATCCATGTTGTTGGCAGCCAAGGGATCAATACTTTTCTTTATGTCATCAAGTATGGGGTCCATCTTATGGCTGTGGTATGCTGCTGGCACATCCAACTCATGGAGGAAGATACTTTCACCTGCAAACAATGTCCTCAGCCTCTGATGAAGGTTGTTTATAGCATTTGCATCCCCTGACAGAGTGCAGGACTGAGGACTGTTGAAAGCTGCAACAGAGATTTCCCCAGAGAAGGCCGGAAGGACTTCTAAAACCTCGTCTACAGCCACATTACTCACAACAAGCATTTTACCCCCTGTGACTTTGGTTTGAAGAGTACTACGGTGATACAACACTTTCACAGCATCCtcaagagacaaaagaccagAACAATGAGCAGCAGCAACCTCGCCAACAGAGTGTCCAAGCACAGCATCAGGTTTGATACCCCATTGCTTTAGGAGAGCAGCGATACCAACCTGAATGGCAAAAAGAAGAGGCTGGATGACATCTGGCTTATTGAAATCATCATTATCCAACTCTCCAGAAAGCCACTGGCTGATGTTGATGCTTTTATGATTTTGGAAATGATCATGAACATCTCTGACCTTTTCTCTGAAAACAGGGAActctctgaagagctgtttgcaCATTCCCCTGTAGGAAACCCCGTTTCCACAAAACACAAAGACCAACTGGATGTCTGACTTTGTTGGTTCCACCTTTGTTTTCAAAGCAGATGTCAACTGGTGTTCTAAATCTGAGAGAGAAGACATTATAAAGGCCTTCCTGTATTTGTGTCTAGAATGACTCCTTCCACATGCCGAGGTGTATGACAGTGCCTGTAAGCCGGCTGTTTGATCACCGCCAAGTCTCTGTATGGTGTCAGTAATGCTACGATTATAGGATCTCTCAGAGGCTGCAGATATTACAAAGAGTTCTGGACACCTTTTTGGGAACTTAGAAGGGAACTTTGTTTGTCTGTACTCTCGAACAATCACATGTGCATTCGTGCCCCCAAACCCAAAGCTGTTGATTCCAGCCATTCTTTCTAACAACCCCTTTGTCTCCCATTTTTCAACTTTACTTGGAATACTTAAACTCAAAGCTTTTTCATCTACACTGGCACTTGCATCCGAGTAGAAAACTGTGGGAACAATAGTCTCATGCTTCATCATCAAGAGTACCTTTAAGAGTCCAGCTACTCCTGCAGCAGATTCTGTGTGTCCAATGTTGCCCTTCACAGAGCCAATCCGAAGCGTCTCTGAATCAGGAGGTTTGGCTTTTGCAATGACGTTTGAGATGCTTCCTGCCTCTGTTGGGTCTCCAATTGGGGTTCCAGTCCCATGTGCCTCAATGTACTGGACATTTTCTATGTCAGATTTGGAGTAGATTCTGCGCAGGAGTTCCTCTTGTTGTGACATGGAGGGTTTGGTGATTGGAGTGACTGAGTGTCCATCTTGGTTGACGGCAGTTTTGCAGATGATACCCCAAATTTTGTTGCAGTCTTTTATGGCCTTAGAGGAGAAAGTCACACCATTAGAAAGCTGTAtgcattttaaataataaaaaactgttCTTCAACTGCTTACATTTTTCAGAGGTTTCAGGAGAACTACCCCACAGCCCTCCCCTCTACCATAACCATCTGCTCTGCTGGAGAAAGGTTTGCTGGTCCCATCAGTGGAGATCATCTTGGCCTTGCTGAGAGCAATGAAAACTCTTGGCTCTATTATGCAGCTTACACCTCCACACAGAGCCATGTCACAGTCTCCtaatagagaaagagagagaaaagaaatgaagcaCTATTGCTGCCCTATATCCTCTAGCTTTTAAGCATATCATTTGTAGGCAAAGGGGGCCAAATACCTTGCTTTATGGCCTGGCAGGCTAAATGTACTGCCACCAAAGATGAAGAACAGGCACTGTCAATGGCTAGAGAAGGGCCTGTGAGATTAAATGTGAAGGAGATTCTGCTGGCAGCCATACTCATTGCAGTCCCGGTGCCATTGTAGTGGTTTATTGTATTAGAGATGTTACTTCTAAGCCTCTCATAATCCCTGTTCATTAGACCTGGAACACCATATAAAGGCAGAgtatgttacatttttatgacatgaaTTTAAAATTCACTCAATTTTACAACAGGAAATATTGGTTACCCATGTAAACTCCAGTTCTCCTTCCGCTGATGCTCTCCATTGCTATTCCTGCATCCTCTAACGCCCTGTATGTGCACTGCAGAAGAAGCTTCTGCTGAGGGTCCATGAAATCAGCCTCTGCCTCAGTAATGCCAAAAAACCTGTGATCAAACTCATCAAACCTAAAATTTAAAAACAGGTAATCAAAACCAGACATCACcaaagtgaaagattaacagtTTATCTCAGTGTACATAAATAATTCTTACCCTTCAATAAGAGCTGCCTTCGTTGTCTGTGTCTTTCCTGGTTTGCTTTCATCGGCATCGTACCAAGAAGTAGCATCAAATCTCTCTTCTGGAATATCCACCACACAGTTCTTTCCCTCCAACAGAACTCCCCAGAAGTTGTCTAACCCCTCTCCTAAAATGAAATGCACCACAGTTACATTAAGACTAGCTAATGTCATATAAAGATAACAACTCAGAGCAATTCTCATACTTGCaaggaaataaaaaggttaGTCCTACCTCCAGGGAAATTACATCCAATCCCAATAACAGCTatgtcatcctcctcatcctccattgCAACTTAGAGATGTTAAAGAAGCGGTGGACTTAAtactaaatctaaatttaaagctTCTCCATAGTAAGCTTCATGTTCTGTTACTGTCGTCAATCAGAACTGGTGCTTCTGTATCTTCCAGCCTTTATAAGCACCGAGTCAGGGATCAGTTAAAAGGGACAAGAAGACACAATGCCCTGGCTTGTTGAATCTCAGTTGGCATCATCTGGAACTAAATACACTAATTATTGTAAGATAAGAgcatttaaaggagcagtaATTGAGCTTTGTTCTTGTTTGTACTTTGAATTGACAATAGGTCTTTGTATCGGAGGAATCTGATTGCTTCTTTCTGTCTTGTCCTTGTTGTCACCTGTGGCCACGCTGCTTTAAAAgtgaaagaaatgtttttaaatgaaagtatTTTCCTGGAAAAACTTACTATAAAGAGAGCTGGTCTCAATTTCAAGACAAAATCatgactggaaaaaaaaatcttccaaaTTAAAGCAATACATATATGATGATCAGGGGCATCGTGGTGGGgggaaagtgggactgactacatagggcccaagtggggagggggggggccttaatgggcctgaaataaaatgtgttttctactacgctttccttttgttttgttataactgtaataagataactaaaattgtctgaataaataaacaaacattcagaattcctttctgtaGAAAAGGGGAGTCTCTTCCTGTCGACTAGATTGATCGGCTCTGTGAGATGcgcgtctcatgcctaaagtggggaattgtcatattttcatagcatcaagtgtggctgaatctgactgagagtaaactgtaggtttttagagtttaacTTTACTTCTTGAGGtaagattataccaaataatgcccccttttttttattcaacaagtcacttggcttcaaatagtcttgtttacagaggtggacagtctggagGTCAacattgtgcagttacatttggagaaattgtaaaataaataatattgatatgtagcttagatttgaatcagttaaccaggatagttttaagcatatatttatgtttaatgcaaataaaccattATTATAGTATGTAGTAATGTATGTGGTTTAAATCACGTACTGTACAACACATTTATGAGTAAAGGAAACCTTTATTTGAGCTTAAAAGGCCTTAGTCTAAAGaaacaaaccaacacacaaAGTCACACTTACAGAATATGTACATTTACCCTCAATTATCTGTTACAGATGAGCTTAGAATTTCACATTAAGGCCTAACACTAAGTTcagcaaaagaaaacacttcttTGGGcacttaaataaataagaacacaCGTAATAGAAAGTATATTGCAGATGTAACTGAAAGACATCATTGAGAGAAAGGTCTGTGAGCTGCTCAACACTGAACAGGGGTTTCACCTGCACCTTGCTACAGCGTAACGGTACATTCTGGATTGAGGTAATTTAAGGTCCTACGGTGTTCACTTGTCTGTACAAATTTTAAAATGAGACCGTAACATCTAAATGAAGTTATCACACATGAATCAACTTTGATCTTTGTAGAattcattcaccttttcaccgTTTTATTGTACTGATTGTGACGGATGTAGAAAAGTATTGCagtcttttgttttgaaaataattGTATGAAATCGATATTTTCAACCTGCAGACAAATCTGTTCTTTTCATGTGATTAAActatgaagtgctttaaaatctCTGAGAGAACAATTATCTTCCAAGATGCAGGACAAAAGAcagtcaataaaacaaaatgaatagaagggtttaacttaatattttcaGTGACATCGTCACACGATAATATGAGGGATACAAGAAATGAAATACAAGGCCTCAAAAAGGCCTGTGCACATTCGCACAGCTTCATATATACAAGAGATTAAAATATCTACTGAGGTAACTAGTGGTCCAGGGATTTGCCCTCCAGCACCTTCTGGATTTCTTTGGCATCCAGAGTTTCATATCTGAGCAGGGCATCAGCTAGGGTCTTGTGCTCTTTATTGTAGGTCTTCAGGAGGTTTTTAGCACGTTCATAAGAGTCCTGGATGAAAGGGAATGATCAGAAGATTAGAAATTCTTAAATAGATGCTTTACATGATCGAGCAttgcagtgtttttaaattaacagaAAAAGTGGTGGGTGTTTTTACCTTTAGTAAAACCCTGACTTCTTGTTCGATAGCAGCTTGTGTCTCGGGGCTTTGCTTGGTTACATCACCGTAGGTCATGACGCCGAGCTGGGGAAAAACACAAATGACACCTTAGGTTGGATGAACAACAGACCCTCTCATATAATAACCACTGATAGGTACTGTTCTCAGTGCGTCAGAGTCAGACAGAGATCGTCTTTGTCTTAGGTGTGATTATGGGTTACAGTGATGCATCAGGTTTCATTCAAACCTCAATAAATCCCCCTAAAATGAGCTAGTATCGTGTTACTTCTTACTAAAGCAACCTTTAATGTTTTTAGCAGGTAACCACGTAAGTTAGGAAAAAtgtgcataaaaacaaagcaaatgtatgAGTCGGCAAAAGTATCACTCATCAACCACAGAAACTCAAATCATACCTTGTCACTCATGCCGAACCTGGTCACCATCATTTTTGCTATTTTGGTTGCTCCATCAAAGTCGCTGGATGCTCCTAAAACACAGAATATCACAAGATTTAGGACAAAGCTTTAAGTCAACATTCACAGGAACTTCAAGGCAGTGCAGAAGCTCTGAGGTCATCAGACTTTGTGTCAACACAAGGAGAAAAAATTACTGGATAAGACATGAGAGGTATGTAATTATCCTGGAGTTACCCATCTGTGAGGTGtcttttaaaaaccaaacacTGACTGCAGTTTTCTCAGAAACCTCTGAAGTTGTACAGTATGGGTGAAATATTTGATCTGACATCCAAGCAACATCAGGGTTTCTCTTCCTCTCGCTCACCAGTGGTGATGTAGTCGTCTCCAAAGATGAGCTCCTCTGCTACTCGACCGCCCATGCTGACGTCCATCTGAGCCAGCAGCTGGGCTCTCGTCTCGCTCCAGCGGTCGTTTTCTGGGAGCATGGACACCTGGGAAGTGACAAAAATAATATCAGTAACAGAtttcagaaaaaggaaaaactggTGAGGAGTCTGAGGTTTAGCATGATGCTCACATGGCCAAGTGTGGGGCCTCTGGGCATGATCGTGGCTTTGTTGATTGGCATTGCATCTTTGGTGAAATAGGCAACGATGGCATGGCCGGACTCGTGGTAGGCCGTGATGGTCTTATTCTTCTTGTCGATCTCCACACTCTTCCTCTCAGGGCCTGGAAAAGAATTTAAGGGATTAATGCAAAAATGTGACCCTCATTCATTCCTTACAGTCTAAGTAGAGTGTGTCCAGGTAATTGGTCTCATGTGATGCGGAGCAGAGTGTGCTGCCGTGTGTATTCACCCATGAGGATCTTGTCCTTAGCGAACTCCAGGTCTTTCATTGTGACCATCTCTTTCTCGTCCACGGCCGCCTTCAGGGCTGCCTGGTTGACTAAGTTCTCCAGCTCTGCTCCAGAGAAGCCCACTGTGCCCCGGGCAATTATCTCTGCCTCAATGGCTgtgaaagaacacacacacaatggaaaATGGGTCTTTATAGAGCTGACCTACAGAGAGAGTTCTTTCCCAGGCTTACTGCTTTAAATGGTTTTAATCATAAGGAGAGATAATGTGCGACACTTTCTCAATTATATATCTTAAAATTATAAGTTGTTTCTAAAATGGGAACAAAACTTCAGCAAGAATATATCCTGAAAGATCTGCTGtgtgatttttattattattaatattaatattaagaagaggaagaagaagaagaatgataactttatttatatagcacctttataAACAAGAgtttttcaaagataaataaattaaataaattaaaataactaaataaataaattaattaacatggataagcaaataaaagcattaaaaaggataataaaagaggttttcagaataagaggacgacatcacatccagaaaattagaaaaaaagtgaaaagaataattttggaaaattaaataataatgaaaaaaatgtattaagaataaataattaaattcaataatcaaaagaaattgaaaacaattaattagttggataaaaactaaaactaataataaaaaagaagtaaaagtgGTTAGAAGGATGaggtcacataaaagcaagtctgtaaaaaatgggttttaagaagagatttaaaagatgtcactctGCATGCCtcatctcctcagggaggttgtTCCAAAATTCATAAAGagatatgtttcatatttttccaCTGAGACCTACCGGGGTCCACTTTGATCTTTGACAGGTACCAGTTGAGGATTTCAGTGCGTCCTTTCACGTCAGGGCGAGGGACCGTCACCTGCATGTCGAACCTTCCCGGCCTTACCAGAGCGCTGGAGGTAGACACAAACGAGTATTGAGTAAGATTCCTAACACTTGAATTCTTAATTTCCGTTATGTGACTTCATTTGACGGCTTCATAGTCTGCGATGTGAATCTACCTCTTTCTGTTCCTGTTGTGTGCCACTATAATAGAAAAGTAATAGTGGAAGCTAATCTAATTAAAGTGTTTATTTCCTCCCTGAACAGCACATTGTAATTAACTTCATACTAAAatatgtgaacacaaacagggtGAAACTCGTTACTCTGCTGCCTCAGTGtagctgctttaaaaacaggtcAGACGTGTGTTTGGTTATTTGTGTACATGAAATGGTTTGAATCAGATGGTGTCTCACAGAAACTAGGACGAGGATCAAACAACCtgaggtgtcagacaaagtttGCAGAGCAGGAAGTAAAAGAGTGGGGCTGTTTTGTTTACATGAACTAGATCTACATGCTGTATGCATTGACCTCGACTCAAAGtggttacattttaaaataggtTATAAAAAACTTAAACATACTTATCCAAAGCCTCAGCAAAGTTTGTAGCACCGATAACGATGACGCCTTCATTTGGTTTGAACctgaaaacacaagaagaagaagaagaagaagaagaagaatgagagCTGATAGGTTATTTTCAcactcagtttaaaaatgtcaaatcccggagtagtgttgtagtcaagaccacattaaatgagaccaagacatgtcagagaccagagtgcaccaagaccaagacatttagggatcgagacgagtccagaccaaggcagggcaagaccgagacaagaccaagaccatatatatcaaagaaaaatcagaatgagagttaacaaaataaaagacttctgtttattttattcaagtttgctttaaatacatttttttaaagttatatttttggggcatttttgcctttttggataggacagctgtagagaatCAGggaatgtgaggagtagagagagggggaagacattcaGCAAATGGTTACGACCGagagtcaaaccggcgacctctgcgacgaagactctgtatgtggggcgattagactgctaggccaccagcgcccctgctTTAAATACATTCGACAGCTACAAataaggtttggttttgtctttgttgcctttcttttgaagcaCGCAGAGTTTTTTGACTCCTTGAGTTTCGTCTTCGTCATCGTTAGTTCAACTTTCGCTTTTGATTAGTTAAACTGGTGTTTTCTGTGGTCTGTGATCTCAGGCAAAGTAGGAGGTCGAAGTGGTTGCTGAGCAGGATTAATTTGTCAGgcctttcttttctcattaGTGGTGTGTAGGGATGgacaatgattttcgaatattcgtaCCTctgtaaaaattgaagagttactttgaatattttctcagtAACTCTTGCTCGGGTcgcagaaacaccaacataaaagGGTGAGACGGACACTGTCAATGCCCGTTAATgggccatgtgtgtgtttgtgtgttggtgtgtttgacggtgattatttgaataatcatcaaatagatgccaatggtTATGTCCATCCTTAGTTGtgtgcattttctgttttgtaaTATTTGTAGTCTGATGGGTTATAGGTGTTCACTGCGGTAATCCTGTGGCAGGTATTTAGCTGTGCCCTTCTCTCAGTGTGCCTCCAGAGTATGTCATTGAatgtctatttattgcttaattaaaCGACCtagcagacatctctggtcacgagcacacagtctctcctcctgtagTCTGTATCCATTCATTAATGCTTGAGTGCAGGGGGCGTGTCACTGACTGTAGCACTGCGAAAGTGGCGGCCGTAATAAGTGGGAAAAACAGGAATGAAttgagaaagaggagggggaggggttctCTATTATCACAGTACTGACAGGGACACAGTGCATCAGTTGTGGTCTCAACCggttttgatttaaaatatgaagtttgCCCAGTCTGAgtcaagaccgagtaaaaatgctttgatTCTGATGGACTGAGACATTCAATAAGTACTGATTTGAGTAGTAAAACACTATCCAGGAGACTGACCCGTCCATTTCCGCCAGCAGCTGGTTGATGGTTTGTCTGGAATAAGGATGCATAGGAGACTCGATCCTCTTTCCACCAACGCTGTCCAGCTCATCAATGAAGATCACACAGGGAGCGTTTGTTTTGGCCTCCTctgcaaatcacaacaaaaaagagAGGCTGTAGTTGTCGGGTTGCATTTTTGAACTGGTTACTCAGACTTTCTAAAATCAAGCACACTCACTGAAAAGGTTCCTGATTCTGCTTGCACCAACACCAACAAACATCTCATCAAACTCTGATCCAGAGGCGTAGTAGAACGGCACGTCGGCCTCCCCGGCTACAGCACGTGCTAACAGAGTCTTCCCTGTGCCTGGAGGACCAACGAGGAGGATCCCTGGGAGGATAACAGAGGAAAGAGATTAGCTCGATTAGTTTGGAATAACAGAAACATTATCATGGATAATTAAGAGAAAGGAAATTGAGGAggaaatatttatttgaatacCTTTGGGCAACTTTCCACCCAGCACCGTGAACTTCTGGGGGTTCTTGAGAAACTCGACGACCTCCTGGAGTTCGTTCTTGGCCTCCTCCACTCCTTTGACGTGGTCGAATGTCACATTCTTCATCTGGATGGGGTCGACGGCTGAGTCCAGACCGGATGTGGTGCGGAACCTCACTGAAAACGCAAAGGGACCGCTTCAGTATGGCAACACCAAAAACACATCCACGCTGACAGAGACTAAAACTGCTACTTACAACATCACTAAATACTACGAtctgaacaataataataataactggtatttatatagcgcctttcaagaaacccaaggtcgcttcacagggtcaggtagggggtctggggggtaggtggggatatctaacggggaaaggccttgaggaaaaggtgcgttttgattgcttttttaaaactgtccagggttggggcactgcggatgtcaggagggagagagttccacagagtaggggctgaaacactgaaggctctgtccccaaaagtctgcagcttagtccagGCGATgaagaggagacccaggtccgaaaaCCTTAGGTTCcgagatggagtgtgttggtggaggaggtcagccaggtattgggggggggcgagggcatgcagggatttgtaggtgaggaggaggagcttataggtgatacagtactttacagggagccagtggaggtgaatgagagttgGGGTGATGTGCTACCAGGGCTTGGTGTGcttgagaaccctggcagctgagttctgcacgtattggagcctgtccagggcattgctgggtaccccgaacaggactccattgcagtaatccagccgggaggtaATGAAAGCATGGACGAGGGTCTGGGCAACTGAACTGGTTTAACTAGCTGACAGAATTTAACACTTTACATACATTTAATACATAATACTTATATTTGAGTATGACTACACATT
This is a stretch of genomic DNA from Notolabrus celidotus isolate fNotCel1 chromosome 17, fNotCel1.pri, whole genome shotgun sequence. It encodes these proteins:
- the pks1 gene encoding probable polyketide synthase 16 — its product is MEDEEDDIAVIGIGCNFPGGEGLDNFWGVLLEGKNCVVDIPEERFDATSWYDADESKPGKTQTTKAALIEGFDEFDHRFFGITEAEADFMDPQQKLLLQCTYRALEDAGIAMESISGRRTGVYMGLMNRDYERLRSNISNTINHYNGTGTAMSMAASRISFTFNLTGPSLAIDSACSSSLVAVHLACQAIKQGDCDMALCGGVSCIIEPRVFIALSKAKMISTDGTSKPFSSRADGYGRGEGCGVVLLKPLKNAIKDCNKIWGIICKTAVNQDGHSVTPITKPSMSQQEELLRRIYSKSDIENVQYIEAHGTGTPIGDPTEAGSISNVIAKAKPPDSETLRIGSVKGNIGHTESAAGVAGLLKVLLMMKHETIVPTVFYSDASASVDEKALSLSIPSKVEKWETKGLLERMAGINSFGFGGTNAHVIVREYRQTKFPSKFPKRCPELFVISAASERSYNRSITDTIQRLGGDQTAGLQALSYTSACGRSHSRHKYRKAFIMSSLSDLEHQLTSALKTKVEPTKSDIQLVFVFCGNGVSYRGMCKQLFREFPVFREKVRDVHDHFQNHKSINISQWLSGELDNDDFNKPDVIQPLLFAIQVGIAALLKQWGIKPDAVLGHSVGEVAAAHCSGLLSLEDAVKVLYHRSTLQTKVTGGKMLVVSNVAVDEVLEVLPAFSGEISVAAFNSPQSCTLSGDANAINNLHQRLRTLFAGESIFLHELDVPAAYHSHKMDPILDDIKKSIDPLAANNMDCRLYSTVTGDRSSDCDFQTGRYWARNIRDPVLFEQTLHAVTKDKPPRSSVVFVEIGPRRALQRNIHETLGSNTVVLPSVQPEKDYETILSTVAKLFELGVNVDWGELYRGCETLPTAFPVYQFDNTKNEQSFEAMRRGDESFDFSHHTLISQIKKGNKEYTCNLSLDTAPYLWEHKNNGVPIVPGAFYVELAYASVMASLRPKKPVSLLQLSIRFENVFTLTSNCHQLKVTLEHAESDGSFMIQSSAATHASGTYRYVDGQSLLEEPTICLDIITQRCKLVLTTKEIYSVLSQAGFEYGPVFRQLHNVHFGDEFKEALTAIEVPSELLKHLHEYILHPVLLDYFLQMTAVVAIGRLTAKQGFPSAIGSVAISGPLQEEMVMYLRATQETQDFLEVCGSLSTPEGKVLVELKGVRISFLGQCSDVQSWFFHNETIAVPRDTDLHNCQMKVMVFEDNLGILKGIRPYLHSESVFVESRQQWTADQVRNLVFHSLSTNLDLEGVLFIWGVEDLSHLSPEKMLDCLVTCCELFRQIILALKDSKRSCSVWVITYRSTERNVDYVSAGYVLSGMTRAYAAEIAGLSFQLIDLASLTSDDIQSLVHVMHTCKQQEVMISRGKVSTTRIARTHVIDGALCAEDMHTVQQSNFAVWTTDPYGMAHLSAIPCDKNVNAIQEKSVEIQLTNVCVHSSDYFPVTASHLKYGNTMYWSKHGSQNHKLLALDFSGKVTAVGKHVNNLSVGDHIASCYPVAATAKIIIPAGVCYSTKTLPFLKHTPCVSYFILAWEILQRILLKVKQQPRKLVLISSNPASALMKVLALTANRSGWNVSSSSHCGGDFAQSRAFVFLPPFDHSWQQISEIGSPDRYVIVVCSNYISSSLSANMFALKSEQMHVHKLDVSNLLQKTNLQEHTRTISNWLTSLGFNAGSLPLKGETFQSSCKKEPPHSCADSESYFTTNTVKQVVLRESNSPVSDIPLLIRPPQLFKQSCVYIVTGGLSGLGLETVKFIASNGGGCIATFSRRTVSDELNFQMEFLQRKHGVTIMNVQCDVSVSMQVEEAVSKIEQRFPSCSIKGVFHSAAVLHDGLIETLDQTLFQKVLKPKVSGVLNLHNATLHNKLDFFVCYSSISSFIGNASQSNYAAANSFLDTFCHYRRNLGLAGQSINWGPLNLGLLLNKDHFQKFLEAKGMMIMDVSDVQAALEKCLLMNRPQQVICKFNFKNLHIHVLSQNTSLRERLSALVATELKDDLISECMIQCVSSTHDSVRRIISDISNVRVEELDDESALCALGIDSMLAMTLQNKIFQETGVNVPLVRILDPSSTLGTLETIVMNCK